One stretch of Paenibacillus sp. AN1007 DNA includes these proteins:
- a CDS encoding methyltransferase domain-containing protein: MKRFEQGLQEAEQPFHGWDFGYITGSGRMQSGVLPWSYGTMARRCIKGAKRMLDMGTGGGELLSSMLPLPAYTCATEGYIPNIAAARERLLPLGVDVFPVTDDTQLPFADGAFDLILNRHESYDPQEVWRVLSEEGVFLTQQVGWSDCREINDRLGIPLPTDYAEWELEFAADQLREHGFHIWEQHEAAPAQRFYDIGALVYYLKTIPWQVPDFETERFREPLWQIHLEIEQHGFWEVQQKRFIIGAAKRSNGAGKE, translated from the coding sequence ATGAAGCGTTTTGAGCAGGGACTGCAGGAAGCAGAACAGCCATTTCACGGCTGGGATTTTGGCTATATTACAGGTAGTGGGCGTATGCAGAGCGGTGTGCTGCCTTGGTCCTATGGAACGATGGCACGGAGATGTATAAAAGGCGCGAAGCGCATGCTGGATATGGGTACAGGCGGAGGAGAGCTGCTGTCGAGCATGCTCCCCCTCCCTGCATATACCTGTGCGACCGAAGGATACATTCCAAACATAGCAGCTGCCAGGGAGCGTCTGCTGCCTTTGGGTGTAGACGTGTTTCCTGTGACGGATGACACGCAGCTCCCTTTTGCGGATGGGGCATTTGATCTAATTCTCAATCGGCATGAATCTTATGATCCACAGGAAGTATGGCGTGTACTCTCGGAAGAAGGAGTTTTCCTGACACAGCAGGTGGGCTGGTCTGATTGCCGGGAGATTAACGATCGGTTAGGCATTCCCCTGCCAACGGATTATGCCGAGTGGGAGCTGGAATTTGCTGCAGACCAGTTACGGGAGCATGGATTCCACATCTGGGAGCAGCATGAAGCTGCACCCGCCCAGCGTTTCTATGATATTGGTGCACTCGTTTATTATCTAAAGACGATTCCATGGCAGGTGCCTGATTTTGAAACGGAACGATTCCGTGAACCTTTATGGCAGATTCATCTGGAGATCGAGCAGCATGGATTTTGGGAAGTGCAGCAGAAACGGTTCATCATAGGTGCAGCTAAGAGATCGAATGGTGCAGGGAAAGAATGA